GGCGCTGCAGGTCGAAACCTGCCATTGACATCCATGGCCCGTGATCTCGTTATGCGTTCGGTCGACAGCGGTGACTGGTGGCAGACTTGGCCGGCTGGAGTTGGTTTCGTCGCATGTCCATCGCGCTGCTGACCGAGGCAGGATGGATCGGACCCGCACCAGAATCGTCACGACGGTGCACCAGCTACAAGTCGTGGACTACGACATTCCCGAAACCAAGCATGACTTCATGCGTGGACGTCATCGTCACGCCGGACGAAGTCATCTACTGCAAGCCACACCACCGACCAACAGGCATCGTGTGGGAGCGCCTCACCAGCAACAGAATCCGAAGCCATCCCCGTGCCATCCGCACTTGCCAAAGGAAAAGCGTCGCGCCTCAGCTGAACCGTACGTCCCCGGCCGACTGGCACTGCTGGCAAGCCGGCCCTTCGCCGAGGCGACGGGCAAGTGCTCGGCGAGTCCGGGCGATGTCACGGGCCGAGCAGCTCCTTCAGGTCGTCGGGGAAGCCGAACTGGCCCTTCGCCCGGTCGCCCGGCATCCACCCGTGCATGTCCGCGCTGGTCCTGTCCGCGCCGCGGCCGAGCAGCAGCTTGATCATCGCGCCGTCGGGGCTCCGCCGCCACCGGTTGACCGCGAGATGCAGCGGCGTGATCTCGCGGTCCGCTCGCGCCTCGATGTCCGCGCCCGCGTCCAGCAACACCTCGGCAGCAGCCAACGCTCCGTTGTCGACGGCGAAGAACAGCGGCGTCCACCGCGCGCGCCGCTCCGCGAGATCGACGAGCACTCCCGCGTCCAGCCGTCGGCGAACCGCGTCGGCGTCGTTGTCCTTTGCCGCGTAATGCAGTTCGTCGCGCCCTTCGCGATCCAGCTCGCCCATGGCGTGGTCCTCCCTCGCATCCGACCGTACGTCATGATCACGACGGCAAGTCGGGCTGCAACGGTGCAGCTCGCTCCCGGGCGGTTGTCGTCCCCGGTCGCTCTCAGTCGTCGGCGAGGTCTTCGGACGGCCAGCAGGCGAGGAACGCGCCGAGTGCGTTGTCGGTCAGCTTTCCCTGTTCGGTCGGTTCGTGTCCCGGGCCGAAGTGTTCGGTGAACGCGTCGCCCAAGACGTCGATCACCGCCTCCTGCTGGTCGAGGGTAGGTTTCTCCCGCGTCTGCAATGCCTTCAGCAATTCAAGGTCGCGTCCGGCCAGCAGACTGGTCACGATCGGCCGGAACTCGTCGGGGACGCTGTCGATCACCGCGCTCATCCGTGCCTCCTGCCCGCTCGCCCACGCACCACTTCGGGCACCACCGCGCTTGCGCAAACCTGCGCGGCTGATCCACGCGTAGTCATTTCCGCGGTGCCACAGGACCGCGGTCATCGGGGAGTCCCGCCTTGCGGCGGAGGACGCCCTGGGCGCGCCCGAGCGCCGCGGCGTCGTCGATTTCGCCGGCCTGGGCCGCCGCGCACTGGGAAGCTAGCCGGGGACGGACTCCACTGCGGCCGGTCGGCCCCACGGCCGTTCCACACCACGGCCGGCGGCGCACCAGGATCGGCCAGTTCGACGATCGCGAGCTGCGTCTTGCCGCGGACGACGGCGATCTCGCCGGAGTGCTGTTTCAGAGATTCGGCGACGCGGTACTCCTGGCCGCTGGCGGGCCCGCTCGGGATCGCGGCGTGCCGTTTCGGGCCGTCGCGTTTGAAGAGCCGGACCAGGCCCCAGACCATGGCGAACGGCCAGGTCGGCATAGTTGTCGCAGCGCACCTCCGCGGAGCGAGCGTCTGGCCGGGACGGGAGGTGCCACTCGTTCCAGGCGATGAGGCCGTCGCCGAACTGGCACGCGGGTGCTCACAGGCAGCGGCGGGACCGCGCCCTCACCTTGATGTCCATACAGTAACGCCCTGGCGACCACCACGATGAGGTACACCGACGGCCAGGTTTGATGAACGGAACGGCACAGCATGGGTGACGATACACAGCTGACTGAATTCCTCGAGCGGGCAGCCAAGCAAGCGCATGGTTCACCTCCTTCGCTGACAGTCAGGGAACTCCTCGCGTACTGGGGTGCCAAGCGCCGAGGGATCTGGGTGGTTGATCGCGTACGACGGGACCTCGAAGAATACAAAACTGACCACTGACCCTGACTTCACCAGCGCGTGGATCGATTCGACGATCATTCTCCTTCGTCAGACAGCACTCATGCGTTCCCCCGACTCCGCGACCGAGATCGCCGAAGAGGCGGACCTCGCCTTGCCCGACGTGGAGATGCGGGTCGGCCAAGTTCGATCGGCGAACGTCGACGTCGTCAGCGTGTCCCGCGACGACAGCCTCGAGAAGGCCCGGACGCTCATGATGCGACACGACTTCTCTCAACTTGCTGTCATGTCCGGCAAGCGTGACCTGCTCGGTGCCGTGACATGGGAATCCATCGTCGACGCATTGCTCCGCAGTCCGGAGGCGACGGTGCGAGACGCGATGCGCTCCGCCGAAGTCGTGCCTGTCGAAGACAACCTCCTCGGCCGCGTGCAGCTGATCATGGATAAGGGGTTCGTCTTTGTGCGAGCCAAAGACCGGACCATCCAAGGAATCGTCACCACGACAGATCTGAGCCAACAGTTCGCCGATCTCGCCACCCCCTACTTCATCCTCGGAGAGATTGAGCAGCGCCTGCGCCGGAAGATCGACGATAAGTTCAGCAGCGAGGAGATCGCGTCTACCAAGGACCAGAACGACGCCGACCGCGAGATAAAGTCTGCAGCCGACTTGACACTAGGAGAATGTGCGCGTCTTCTCGAAGCACCCGCCAATTGGGAACGAATCGACTGGAGAATAACTCGTTCCATCTTCATCGAACTCCTGCACAAGATACGGCAAGTGCGTAACGAGGTCATGCATTTCAGCCCCGACCCCTTGGAACCCGCGCAACTCGCCGATCTGGAGGACCTCGTCCGCTGGCTCCGGAAGCTAGAGCCGTGACAGTGAGGGCACACGGGCTCGAGTCCCCTTTATTGCCGCCCCTCCTTGTTCGAGCCGTTCTTGCCAGACGGCGTCATCGCGACGCATCTCAACTCGGCGACGAGGTATTCGAGGACGACGACGCCGGCATCCGCGCGGCGACCCGCGAGCCTGGATGGACACAACCCTTTCCTGGGTTGCTGCTCGACCATAACGATCGCCGCCTCAACGTGACCACCGCCACGAATGCGGGGCATGCTGGCTGCCCTTCGGCAGACTTCGTGCGCCCCACCAGGCCTTGGCCACGTTGTGCGCCGGACGGCCCTTGCCTGCCGAGGCTCTTGCCACCACCGCGGATAAGCAGCCTCGAAATGAACACGGTGACTGCAATCTGAACCAGCTCGCTGGTGCGCCGGTCAACTGACGCCTCCGGGCGGATAACCGTTGCGATCAAATTCGAGCGTGTCCGCGTTCCTGGCCATAAGGAGTCCGGCTAGATCGGTTATGCAAGAGCTTTCGGCGATGGAAAGCTGCGTGAAGCACATGACTCGGTTTTGTGGTGCCAGCCATGGGTTGCGCTGTTGGATAGCCGGTGGCGGCTGGCGGTCCAGGGCGGGGTAGGCGAGAGCGCCGAATTCTGCGTTGTGTGCGGCGAGGTAGGCGTTGAGCTGGTAGAGGTCTTCCCGATCAACCCCGCGACGGTCGTTGAGGGGCTTGTATTTGGCGTCAATGATTGCCGTTGGCTCCTCTGGAGCGCCGATGAGGATGTCGGGGTAGAGACGGCCGAGCACCGCTGCGGGATGCCGAGCTGATCGCAGCAGCGGTGTCGGGACGTGGTGCTGGGTGCCGTGTGTGACGGGAAGCGTGGTTGCGCGGCGGGTGCAGTGGAGGAGGAACAGCTCCCACAGTTCGGCGACGTCGATGAGCAGGCCGTGTGTGCGTTCGTCGGTGGGTGACGCGTCCGGCGCGGTGTGCTGCACGATCTGCCAGGACAGGTCGGCCACGCGTTTGTAGGGCAACGTGATCGGGGTGTAGCGGACGCTGGCCAGGTCGCGGCGGCTCGGGAGGCGGGGGCGTCCGCCGACTGCCGTTCGCAGGCGCGGCACTATTTCGTCGACTCGGTCTCCCCGCCAGCCGGGCCGGTGGCGCAAGAGGGTGTCGAGTACCTGGTCGGCGGCGACGATGACCTGGCTGACGGGGTTCCCGAGCAGCTTCGCTCGCTCGACCGAGGCCACGAAGGGGCTGCGGGCTGCGCGGAGCGCGACCGTTCCGGGCAGGTCGAGGCGTCCGCGTACCGCGGCGCCGACATGACGTTGGTGGGTCCGGAAGCTGGGCATGCCGTGGCGGGCGGCTGCGGTGAGCGCGGTGCGCCACAGCGCCGCTGTCAGCTCGGCGATGAGAGTGGAGCTGCCGCGTGCCTCGGCGGCTCGGGGGATGGTGTGCAGGTTGAGGGCGGCGCTGGCCCAGGCGGCGATGGTGTCGATGCCGAGCCGTGGCCGGATCTCCAGGATCCGGCCGTCGCGGCGGAGTTCTCCGACGTAACGGCCGGCGCGCCAGCTGCCGTCGAGTTGTCGCTCGAGGATGGGCTGCGGGTCTGCCGACGCGCAGGAGGGGGCAAGGTTCAGGGTGAACTGGTCGGGCCGGGTTTCGGCGGCCAGCAGGGTGAGCCATTGGTCTTCGTCCGGGGTGAAGGCCCGGTCGCGCTCGACGGGGCCGGCCAGGTCGGCGAAGACGATGCGCTCGTTCATTGTCCGAGGAAGGCGCGGCGGAGGTGGTCCATCTGTTCGTCGCGGTCGTCGACGCCGGCGAGGTATTGCTCCAGCAGCGGTTTGAGCGAGCGGTTCCACAGATCGAGCAGCGGCGGCTGCGGCTGGTCGCGGGGCTGGCTCCACAAGTATCCGCCGTTGGCGGGGCGGTTCTTGCGCGTGCTCAGCCAAGTGCCGAGGAAGAAGACGATGTCCGCGAAATAGGTGTGTCCGACGTGGTAGGCCCGGCCCAGCGCCGCTGATTCGGAGATCGCGGTGTTGAGCTGCTCGGCGTGGTCGGCGAAACGCGAGATCTGTTCGGCCGCATAGTCGTATGTGGTGCCGCGGACAGCGTCCGCCCAGCGATCCTGGATGATCTCCAGCAGCGTTTCGCGCTCGAACGGGCACTCGCGCCACAAGAACCTGCGGCGCAACGCGAAGTCCAGCGTCTCCACCGACTGGTCGATCTCGTTCATCGTGCCGATCAGGTAGAGGTCCTTCGGCAGCTCGAGGGTCGCGGGCGGCTCGTCCGGGTTGATGCCGGGCAGCGTGACCGCGCGACCGCGCTGCCCGGCCTCGAGCAGGCTGAACGCCTCGCCGAACATCGCGCTCAGGTCGGTTCTGTTGATCTCGTCCAGCACCAGCACGACCGGCAACGCCGCGAGCCCCTCGGGCAGTCCCTGGCCGTGGTAGCGGTCGACGACGGCGGGCAGAAGCCCCGGGTGGTAGCGGGTGCGGTCGCCGTCGAGGCGCAGTCCGCGAATGAACTCCGGATAGCCGTACCCGGGATGCAGCTGCACCCAGAAGATGTTGGCCGCCACAGTGGTCTCGACCAGAGCGGTGCGCTCGACGAAGTTCTTGAAGCCCCAGCGGTTCAGCGCCGCGCGGCGGATGATCGTCTCCGCGAGCCCCCGGGCCTGGTACGTCTTGCTGGTGCCCGGCGGCCCGTACAGCACAATCTGCTTCTTCCACTCCAGGGCCTCCAGATCCCCCGTCCCCTCCCCCGAGTCCCCGGCGCTCTCCCACGCGACGCGCAACGGCGGGTGGTAGAAGTCGATCGCCCGCCCCGGTGCATTGCCCTCCGGCATCAGCGTCGTCAGCTTGCCCCGGATCGCAAGCAACCGCTCGTCGACGTCCAGACCGGGAGTCTCGGCCAAGTCGCCGAATGCCGCCGCGATCTCGCGCTTGTGCCGGCCCGAGGAGATGCGTTCGAAGGTCTGCGGATGCAGCAGGTGGAGCACGATGTGCCGCATCTCCCGCAGCGGCTTGTCCGTCTTGTCGGCGAAGTCGCGCAGCGCCCAGGCGTCCTTCAGGAGGACGGCGCGCTCGTCCGGGTCCAGCTGTTTGAGCCGCAGACAGAAGTCGATGAGATAGCCGACCTGAAGGTCCCGCCTCGTGTTGAAACCGACACCAGGATGGCCAATGCCTTGCCGCATCGCCCGCAACGGCACCGACTCCGGATCCAACGTCACCGTCGTGCCGGCCACCGTGCCGTTGAGGACATCAAGCTTGCCGCGGTACGTCACCGAGCCGACGAACAGGAAGTGCACCAGCAGAACTTCGGCGGCCAACAGCACCAACTCCGGACTACCGTGTTCGAGCTGGATCGCCCACTTCCCGGCAAAAGTGCCGCCACCCTCACCGCTGACGAGCGGATTGCCGTTGAACCGCCGGTCGAGATCGCGAAGAAGATCGACCGTCCAAACGCCGTCACGCGACGGATCCGTCAACGACCTGTCCTCGATCAGGCTGTGCTCGACCCACAGCCGAGCTGTTTCGTCCACCAGGTCTCGAGGTTGTTCGGAGAAACGTGCCACTGGGTCGACGTCCAATCCGTGATGGGCCGTTGCCGCCGGTCACTGTACGAGACTCGTCGCCGCGACGGCAGATGCTGCGCGACGAGCCGATCTTGCTGAGATTTGGTGCTGCCACGCCACAGCTGCAGGCGGCCGTCCCGAACGGCACCACGCGTCCATCAGTACGGATCTCATTCATCAAGATCCGATCGCGGCAGCCGATTGCTGGCGATCATGCCGCTACGCGGTGGCGTGCGAGCGTGGCCATCATGACTTGGTTGGCTTCCCAGCCGTCGGGGAATTTGGCGGGCACCGACAGGTGCACGGGGTCGCTCGACGGGTGGCTGTCCAGGAGATCGGTGATTCCTTCGCGGGCGACGACGATGCACGACTGCCGGTGACGGGACGCCAGCACGCACAGCCGTCCGGTCTCCAGATGGAAGGCAGTGGCATCTCGGCGCCCGGACAGCGGATGCACGACGATCACGACCTCGAACTCCCGGCCCTGCAGTCGGTTGGCCGTGTCGACCGCGACTCCCGTGGCGTTCGGCCGGCCGCTGCGCGCCAGCGCGATCCGGACGAGGTCGGCCTGGTCGCGGTGGGCGACGCCGATCGCGATGTCGCGCGGTTCCAGAACTCGCCCATCGGCGTGGCGTTCGCAGGTGCCCACCGCTCCGCGGTCGAGGAGGCGGACGGCGAGGTCGGCAGCGGTCTGGATCGTCTCGCTGTCGGTGCGGGGCACGTGACGCCGCGGCAATTCGTGCAGTGCCCAGCCGGTGGTGAAGGCCATCGTCAAGGTCTCGTCCAAGGCGGAGTTGCCGAGACTTCTCGTGCGGAACTCCAGAGAACGTGCGCCTTCTGCGGTGCCAGCGGTGAATCCGGTGAACGGGTAGAACGCCCGGGAGACGGTGGGAGCGGCGGTCGCCGGAAGGCGCCACGACACGGGCAGCCGGTGCACGGGAGTGTCCGGGTTGTGCTCCAGCATGACGGTGACGCCGTTTTGGGTCGGGTCGTGGGGAAGGCCGACCCATCGCTCGGTGCCGACGATGGTGAACGGGTCCAGCTGCCCCGGGTCGCCCACGAACAAGCCGCGGTCGAACCGCTCGACGATCTGCAGCAGCATGTCCGATCGCATCTGGTACGACTCGTCGAGGATCGCCCATCCGAACGCGGTGTCGCGGACGGTGGCCCATTTGGCGGAGGTTCCGACGATGATCCCGCAGTGGGCGAGGTCCGTGGCGCGGTTGGCGACGGTTGTGTTCGCGAGGGCATCGACGGCCGGCGGTGCGCTGTAGGAGGAGGCGCTCAGTCGGCCGATCGTGGTGTCCGGATGTGCAGCGGCGAGTCGTACGAGCAGGTCGTCGACTTGGTTGTTGGTCTGGGCGATGATGATCGGCCGCTCGCCGCCGTCGAGGAGGTCTCCGGCGGCGCGGACGACCAAGGTGCTCTTGCCCGCGCCGGGAGGCGAGTCGACGACCACCGCCCGGTGGTCGGTCCGTGCGAGGTCGGCCAGGATCGCGTTGACGGCCGTCTCGGCCGCCGATGCCGGGTCGGGCCCGGCGGTGCTGTCAGTTGTCATCGCCCCACTCCTCGGCAGCGGCTTCAGCGGCGGATGCGGGATCCGCGGATTCTGCGTCTTCCGCGTCGCCGGCGTGTGTCCACGGGATGCTGCTCGTGTCCGGGAAGACGGGTGTCGGGCGCCAGCCGGGGTCGGGCAGGTAGGCGACGCTGTCGCCCACGGCGGGCACGGTTCCCGGCTTCGGGACGCGGGCACGGCCCATGCCGCCGGTGACCTCCACCGTGACCAGGCTCGCCTCGCCGTCGCGGACGGTGGAGACGATCACGGCTTTGTGTCCGGGCGGCATCGAGGGGCTGATCAGCGTGAGGTCGTCGGCCAGCCGGACAGGGTCCGGGGTGCGGACTGTAACGCGCGGCCGCGGGACACGCCGGTTCGCTTGGGTAGTGACGACCCTGTCGGGCTCGGCTTCCACGACGACTCCGGCGAACGCCTCGCCGAGGCTGCGCAGGTCGGCCAGGACGTAGGGATCGTCGAAGGCCGTGTCCGCTTCGAAGTCGGCGAGCGCGCGCTCCAGCCGGTTCAGCCGCCGCGCAGCCCCGATCGCGCCGTCCCGTTTCGGCTGCGGCCGGGCCTCGGCGGAATCCTGGTAGTCGGAGTAGTCGGTGAACAGGCCGCAGTCGCGGTCGAAACGCGCTGCGGCGCGCGGCGCTTCGGGCACGCCGCGCAGCAGCGCAATCGCCGTCCACATCAGACGCCAGGTCGGCTTGAGCTGGTCGCCGACCAGGTCGCGCAGGTGGGTGCGGGCGTCGGCCAAGGCCTGCTCGTCACCGGCAGTGCGCGCAGCATCGAACTTCTTGATTGCCGGCGCGAGGTAGGTGTTGTCGAACTCCGGAGACGTCGCAGGCCCGGCAGGCGGGCACAGGACGGGATTCTCCGCATTGGCCATGGCTTGGTGGACGGACTGCCCGTGCGGGGGCTCGATCCAGGCCATCAGCGAAGCAAGGTTTTGGTCCTCCAGCGCGCTTTGGCCGGTGGCCCAGTGCTCGCTGAGCAGGCCCGTGACGGGCAGCAGCATCGAGGTGCCCGCCTGCTCGGCGGTGTCGACCAGGAAAGTCAGCCATTTCCCGAGTTCGGGGACGACGGCGGGCACCGGGTACGGGCCGGTCGCACTGCGGAACCGGCACATCCGGCCCAAGTCGCGCAGCGCCTTGATCCCGCCCGGGTTGGGGACCAGGATCTGCGGGGCGGCGCTGTACCGGGAACGCCGTTCCTCGCCCCGGGAGGGGATGTCGACACGGTCCTGGCGGCAGGAGTCGATGTAGTGCATCACGATCCGGCCGAGTTCTGCGGCGAACGCGAACCGCTGGTCCCGGTTGCGCGGCTGGCCGACGACCAGCAGGGTCGGCGATCTCCTGGCGTCGCCGACCAGCGCCGCCAGCGGGGCGCCCGCCTCGCCGGCCATGGTCAGCGGCACCATCACCAGCGGCCGGTCGGACAGGCGCCGGTGCCGGAAGCGGGTCAGCTCCCTGGCCTCCATCGCTTCCATCGCCTCCAGGTGCGCCAGCGCCGACACCCGGCTCATCGGGTCTCTCCTGCCGTGGGGGCGGAGGCGGTCAGTTCGGCCCGGAGCCGGGCGGCGTGGCGCAACGCCGCGGCCATCTCGATCTGGTCGTCGTTGGGCGTCAGCGTCCCGCGGGCGAGGCCGAGGGCCATGGTGGCGGTGTCGATGCCGCCGAGGTGCTCGCGCACCGCCGGCCCGAGCACGTCCAGCGATCGGTCGTCCCGGGCGCGCGAGCGGCAGTAGAACGCCATCTCGCAGTGGTTGAGGCAGTCCGGGAAGTAGGTTGCCGGCACCTGGTCGAGCGCGTCGGCCAGCTCCTGCGCCGGGCGCGGACGTCCGGCGGCATCGTCGGCGAGGTCGAACGTCAGGTCGTCGGGCAGGAGCTCGAGCAGGTCGCCGATGCGCTCGATCCGGTCCAGCTGCCGGGTCAGAGTGGCGACCTGCTTGCGCGCGTCGACGAAGGCCCCGGTCGGCCGGTTGGTGAAGTCCTTGGGCGCCACCAGCACGATCGTCTCGGATACCGCATCGGGTCCGATGCCGTCGTCGGCGAGCATGGCTCGCAGCGCGATGATGTAGGCGCACGCCTGGGTCGTGGCGGACCGCACCTGCGCCGGATCGGCTTGCCCGTCGATGATCGGGAAGCTCTTGATCTCCACGATGTGGAAACGGTCGCCGATGCGGAAGGCCACGAGATCGGGTTCGAGGAACACCGGCAGCCCGCCGACGACCAGCCGCAGCATCGGGTGGTCGTAGAGGGTGTCGCTCCCGCGGCCTCGCGCGGCGGCGGTCAGCAGTTGTGCGGTGCGCGTGTGGCGGGTTTCCGACCGGCCGTCGCCCCCGACGTCGTTGAGGTCCTGATAGCCGACTTCGGGCAGGGTGAGCCGAAGGGTCTCCCGGAGGACGCGCAGCAGTTCGGCGCAGCCGTTGGCTTTGACCATGGCCTCGAAGGCGTTGCCGCGGGCGATCGCGAAGGAAGACTGGCCGAACGGGGCGGGGTA
This sequence is a window from Amycolatopsis benzoatilytica AK 16/65. Protein-coding genes within it:
- a CDS encoding ankyrin repeat domain-containing protein, which encodes MGELDREGRDELHYAAKDNDADAVRRRLDAGVLVDLAERRARWTPLFFAVDNGALAAAEVLLDAGADIEARADREITPLHLAVNRWRRSPDGAMIKLLLGRGADRTSADMHGWMPGDRAKGQFGFPDDLKELLGP
- a CDS encoding CBS domain-containing protein, with the protein product MIAYDGTSKNTKLTTDPDFTSAWIDSTIILLRQTALMRSPDSATEIAEEADLALPDVEMRVGQVRSANVDVVSVSRDDSLEKARTLMMRHDFSQLAVMSGKRDLLGAVTWESIVDALLRSPEATVRDAMRSAEVVPVEDNLLGRVQLIMDKGFVFVRAKDRTIQGIVTTTDLSQQFADLATPYFILGEIEQRLRRKIDDKFSSEEIASTKDQNDADREIKSAADLTLGECARLLEAPANWERIDWRITRSIFIELLHKIRQVRNEVMHFSPDPLEPAQLADLEDLVRWLRKLEP
- a CDS encoding 5-methylcytosine restriction system specificity protein McrC; protein product: MNERIVFADLAGPVERDRAFTPDEDQWLTLLAAETRPDQFTLNLAPSCASADPQPILERQLDGSWRAGRYVGELRRDGRILEIRPRLGIDTIAAWASAALNLHTIPRAAEARGSSTLIAELTAALWRTALTAAARHGMPSFRTHQRHVGAAVRGRLDLPGTVALRAARSPFVASVERAKLLGNPVSQVIVAADQVLDTLLRHRPGWRGDRVDEIVPRLRTAVGGRPRLPSRRDLASVRYTPITLPYKRVADLSWQIVQHTAPDASPTDERTHGLLIDVAELWELFLLHCTRRATTLPVTHGTQHHVPTPLLRSARHPAAVLGRLYPDILIGAPEEPTAIIDAKYKPLNDRRGVDREDLYQLNAYLAAHNAEFGALAYPALDRQPPPAIQQRNPWLAPQNRVMCFTQLSIAESSCITDLAGLLMARNADTLEFDRNGYPPGGVS
- a CDS encoding AAA family ATPase; translated protein: MDETARLWVEHSLIEDRSLTDPSRDGVWTVDLLRDLDRRFNGNPLVSGEGGGTFAGKWAIQLEHGSPELVLLAAEVLLVHFLFVGSVTYRGKLDVLNGTVAGTTVTLDPESVPLRAMRQGIGHPGVGFNTRRDLQVGYLIDFCLRLKQLDPDERAVLLKDAWALRDFADKTDKPLREMRHIVLHLLHPQTFERISSGRHKREIAAAFGDLAETPGLDVDERLLAIRGKLTTLMPEGNAPGRAIDFYHPPLRVAWESAGDSGEGTGDLEALEWKKQIVLYGPPGTSKTYQARGLAETIIRRAALNRWGFKNFVERTALVETTVAANIFWVQLHPGYGYPEFIRGLRLDGDRTRYHPGLLPAVVDRYHGQGLPEGLAALPVVLVLDEINRTDLSAMFGEAFSLLEAGQRGRAVTLPGINPDEPPATLELPKDLYLIGTMNEIDQSVETLDFALRRRFLWRECPFERETLLEIIQDRWADAVRGTTYDYAAEQISRFADHAEQLNTAISESAALGRAYHVGHTYFADIVFFLGTWLSTRKNRPANGGYLWSQPRDQPQPPLLDLWNRSLKPLLEQYLAGVDDRDEQMDHLRRAFLGQ
- a CDS encoding AAA domain-containing protein, which codes for MTTDSTAGPDPASAAETAVNAILADLARTDHRAVVVDSPPGAGKSTLVVRAAGDLLDGGERPIIIAQTNNQVDDLLVRLAAAHPDTTIGRLSASSYSAPPAVDALANTTVANRATDLAHCGIIVGTSAKWATVRDTAFGWAILDESYQMRSDMLLQIVERFDRGLFVGDPGQLDPFTIVGTERWVGLPHDPTQNGVTVMLEHNPDTPVHRLPVSWRLPATAAPTVSRAFYPFTGFTAGTAEGARSLEFRTRSLGNSALDETLTMAFTTGWALHELPRRHVPRTDSETIQTAADLAVRLLDRGAVGTCERHADGRVLEPRDIAIGVAHRDQADLVRIALARSGRPNATGVAVDTANRLQGREFEVVIVVHPLSGRRDATAFHLETGRLCVLASRHRQSCIVVAREGITDLLDSHPSSDPVHLSVPAKFPDGWEANQVMMATLARHRVAA